GAGGACCAGGTGGGTACATTGGATGCCGGTAAACTAGCCAACTTCCTCATTACATCCGGTAATATCTTCAATGAAAATACTGTCATTTACCAGAACTGGGTACAGGGTAAGAAATATAGTATTAAAGACGATAACTGGAAAGATGTAAGAGGTACTTATACCCTGACTGTTACGCCAGGAAATGTTACCTATACCGTGCTTGTAAAAGGTACTCCCAGTGCACCAGCGTTGTCCTTGTTAGCCACTGATACCGTTGGTGGTTCACTCAGCTTTAACGGTGACCTGGTAAAAGTAACGTTCCCTGTGAAGAAAGGCAGTGCACAGCTGCGTCTCACCGGTATTACAGATGGCAATGGATGGAGTGGTACAGGTGTGGATACCAGTGGTAATAACATTCACTGGCAGGCTGTATTGAAAACGCCATTTGCAGGTACTGATTCTGTGAAAGCAAAACCACAACCATTCATTGGCAATAACTATTTTCCATTTAATGGATATGGTTGGGAAACAATACCTGCACAGCAGGATATCCTGATCAAAAACACTACTGTATGGACGAATGAACAGGATGGTAAACTGGAAAATACAGACGTGCTGATTCGCAATGGTAAGATTGCCCAGATAGGTAAAAATCTTGCTGCCGGCAGTGCAAAGGTGATAGATGGTACAGGCAAACACCTGACAGCCGGTATCATTGATGAGCACTCTCACATCGCCATTTCAAGAGGTGTGAATGAAGGTACACAATCAGTTACTGCAGAAGTGCGTATTGCGGATGTAGTAAATCCTGATGATGTGAACATCTATCGTCAGCTGAGTGGTGGTGTGACAGCATCTCACCTGTTGCACGGTTCTGCGAATACCATCGGCGGTCAGTCACAATTGATCAAACTACGTTGGGGGGCAGATGCCGAAGCGTTGAAATTTGCTGGTGCTGATCCATTCATCAAGTTTGCCCTGGGCGAAAATGTGAAACAATCTAACTGGGGAGACAGACAAAGAGAGCGTTTCCCACAAACCCGTATGGGGGTAGAACAGTTACTGACGGATGCATTTACCCGCGCACTGGATTATGAAAAACTGGGTGCGGACAAGCGCAAAGATCTGGAACTGGAAACCTTGTTAGAGATCATCCACAGCAAGCGTTTCGTGACCTGTCACTCTTATGTACAGAGCGAAATCAATATGCTAATGCATGTGGCAGATACTTTCCATTTCCATATCAACACCTTTACACACATTCTGGAAGGCTATAAGGTGGCCGACAAGATGAAGGCACATGGCGCCGGTGCAGGCACCTTTGCTGACTGGTGGGCGTATAAGATGGAAGTACAGGATGCGATCCCTTACAACGCAACCATCATGCAACGTGTAGGTCTCACCGTAGCTATCAACTCAGACGATGCTGAAATGGCCCGCCGCCTGAACCAGGAAGCCGCCAAGAGCATCAAGTACGGTGGTATGACCGAGGAGGATGCGCTGAAACTGGTGACCCTGAATCCTGCCAAACTGTTGCACGTAGCAGATAAAACAGGTAGTATCAAGGCCGGTAAAGATGCTGACCTGGTGCTGTGGAGCGATGACCCGCTGAGCATTTATGCAAAAGCAGATAAGACCATTGTGGATGGCATTGTATACTTCGATAGGGAGACAGACAAAGAACTCCGTCAGCGCATCAGTTCAGAGCGTAACCGCCTGATCCGCAAAATGCTGGCAGAGAAGAAAAAAGGTACGCCTACACAGAAAGCGGCTCCTGCTGAAGAAGAGAACTATCATTGCGAAGACCTGCAGGCAGGTCACCAGCATAGTTTGTTGGGTGATGAAAATGGTAATAATTAAAACATTGATGGATGAAACACCTGATTCTATTATATATTTCAATCACCGGCTCTCTGGCGGCCATGGCACAGGAAACGATTTATCCTGCCGGCAAGCAGCAGGAGACTGTAGTACTGACCAATGCTACCATACATGTGGGCAATGGACAGGTTATTGAAAAAGGCGTACTGACCTTTTCCAATGGCAAGATCACGGCGGTGGGCACTTCCGTAGCTACACCGGCAGCAGGAAAAGTGATCGACCTGCAAGGAAAACATGTTTATCCCGGCATCATCGCTCCTGTAACGAACCTGGGTTTGACAGAAGTGGAAGCAGTAAGATCTACCAACGACTTCAAGGAAGTAGGGGAGATAGATCCTTCTGTACGTGCGCTGGTCGCTTATAATACCGACTCCAAAGTAATTAATACCATTCGTGCCAACGGTATTCTGCTGGCACAGGTCACACCGGAAGGTGGTTTGATTTCCGGCTCATCTTCTGTTGTTCAGCTGGATGCCTGGAACTGGGAAGATGCTGCTTACCATAAAGATGGTGCATTACATTTCTATATGCCCAGCCTGCTGCCTCCCCCGGCTCCGCCAAAGGACAGACCGGCTCCTCCTTCCACCAGGATCAAAGAAGCTACAGAGAAGATTGACCAGGTACGTGCTTTCTTCAGAGAAGCAAAAGTATACCTGGCACAGGGTAAGCATGCTGAGACCAACCTGAAGTTTGAAGCGGTACGCCGCCTTTTCTCAAAAGATGAGAAGCTGTTTATACACTGTGATATTGTGAAAGAAATGATGGTGGCGGTGGATTTTGCCAAAGAGTTCGGATTCAATGTGGTGATTGTAAGCGGGGCAGATGCATGGCGCATAGCGGATATCCTGAAACAAAATAACATTGCAGTTGTGCTGAAGCAACCACACTCCCTGCCCGTAATGCAGGATGATGATGTGGACCAGCCTTATAAACTGGCTTACCAACTGCAGCAGGCAGGGGTATTATTTTGCCTGAGCAATGAAGGTTTCTGGCAGCAGCGTAACCTGCCTTTTGAAGCGGGTACCGTCAGTGCATATGGCTTAAGTAAAGAAGAAGCCCTGAGTGCAGTGACTATCAATGCCGCAAAGATCTTAGGGATTGATAAGGTGACAGGGACCCTGGAAACAGGGAAAGATGCGAATATCACAATCAGTACCGGCGATATTATGGATATGCGGTCCAG
This Chitinophaga sancti DNA region includes the following protein-coding sequences:
- a CDS encoding amidohydrolase family protein, producing MIKTRIYLPIKREARTMTGKRLAGLCLLLGSLFATGQLRAQQTFPVNGVADPREGCYAFTKATIVKSAGNVLTNATLVIRNGRIVSAGTGAIPADAVVIDCAGKFIYPSFVDAYSDYGTPAVKKSNVSRRDDPQFISTTKGAYGWNQAIKSEVNAAAVFSTDAATAATLREAGFGTVLTHQQDGIARGTGVLVTLADGRENKAIIKEKASAQYSFDKGSSTQNYPGSLMGAIALLRQTYLDAQWYRSRPEKEGVNLSLQAWNDNQTLPQIFEVNDKWDALRADKIGDEFGVQYIIRASGNEYQRIPEMVASKATFILPVSFPLPIDVEDPEDARFVALSEMKHWEMAPSEPAAFEKANIPFCITADGLKDVKQFLASVRKAIEYGLTEQKALDALTLAPAKLLKAEDQVGTLDAGKLANFLITSGNIFNENTVIYQNWVQGKKYSIKDDNWKDVRGTYTLTVTPGNVTYTVLVKGTPSAPALSLLATDTVGGSLSFNGDLVKVTFPVKKGSAQLRLTGITDGNGWSGTGVDTSGNNIHWQAVLKTPFAGTDSVKAKPQPFIGNNYFPFNGYGWETIPAQQDILIKNTTVWTNEQDGKLENTDVLIRNGKIAQIGKNLAAGSAKVIDGTGKHLTAGIIDEHSHIAISRGVNEGTQSVTAEVRIADVVNPDDVNIYRQLSGGVTASHLLHGSANTIGGQSQLIKLRWGADAEALKFAGADPFIKFALGENVKQSNWGDRQRERFPQTRMGVEQLLTDAFTRALDYEKLGADKRKDLELETLLEIIHSKRFVTCHSYVQSEINMLMHVADTFHFHINTFTHILEGYKVADKMKAHGAGAGTFADWWAYKMEVQDAIPYNATIMQRVGLTVAINSDDAEMARRLNQEAAKSIKYGGMTEEDALKLVTLNPAKLLHVADKTGSIKAGKDADLVLWSDDPLSIYAKADKTIVDGIVYFDRETDKELRQRISSERNRLIRKMLAEKKKGTPTQKAAPAEEENYHCEDLQAGHQHSLLGDENGNN
- a CDS encoding amidohydrolase family protein translates to MKHLILLYISITGSLAAMAQETIYPAGKQQETVVLTNATIHVGNGQVIEKGVLTFSNGKITAVGTSVATPAAGKVIDLQGKHVYPGIIAPVTNLGLTEVEAVRSTNDFKEVGEIDPSVRALVAYNTDSKVINTIRANGILLAQVTPEGGLISGSSSVVQLDAWNWEDAAYHKDGALHFYMPSLLPPPAPPKDRPAPPSTRIKEATEKIDQVRAFFREAKVYLAQGKHAETNLKFEAVRRLFSKDEKLFIHCDIVKEMMVAVDFAKEFGFNVVIVSGADAWRIADILKQNNIAVVLKQPHSLPVMQDDDVDQPYKLAYQLQQAGVLFCLSNEGFWQQRNLPFEAGTVSAYGLSKEEALSAVTINAAKILGIDKVTGTLETGKDANITISTGDIMDMRSSVITQAFIQGREISLDNKHKQLYERYKFKYGLK